The following are encoded together in the Oncorhynchus gorbuscha isolate QuinsamMale2020 ecotype Even-year linkage group LG03, OgorEven_v1.0, whole genome shotgun sequence genome:
- the edem1 gene encoding ER degradation-enhancing alpha-mannosidase-like protein 1 isoform X2, whose product MQWRSIVVALVVLRLTVSCLLWLAFGLGPSWGFNFPLNFNFNLHKIELFKQDDGESAKANSWSQRIHGHGDAQCRTSCASKEDSPKKSYLSLFEADRDEYDRRYSSFPDTLKIKMKGMAKDMFYFGYDNYMKYAFPEDELNPIDCQGRGPDVLNPSNININDVLGNYSLTLIDTLDTLLVLGNVSEFHRAVKLVIDTVSFDKDSTVQVFEANIRILGSLISAHILLTDPKHPFGNVGLVDYDNELLHLAHDLAVRLLPAFENTSTGIPYPRVNLKSGVPPDSINETCTAGAGSLLVEFGILSRLIGDSTFEWVARRAVRALWKLRSNETGLLGNVVNIQTGQWVSKQSGLGAGMDSFYEYLLKSYILFGEKEDYRMFQASYESIQNHLRRGRESCNEGEGDPPLYVNVNMFNGQIMNTWIDSLQAFFPGLLVLNGDVEEAICLHAFYYAIWKRFGALPERYNWQLQAPDVLFYPLRPELVESTYLLYQATKNPFYLHVGMDILESLEKNAKVRCGYATLHHVVDKSKEDRMESFFLSETCKYLYLLFDDDNPLHKSENKYIFTTEGHVVPIDKRFREKQWNDLSPCEKCDRIPEERRYSLPLKSVYMRQIDHMVGLF is encoded by the exons ATGCAATGGAGGTCAATAGTTGTTGCGCTCGTCGTGCTCAGACTCACTGTCAGTTGTCTGCTATGGCTAGCGTTTGGACTGGGACCTAGCTGGGGGTTCAACTTCCCCCttaatttcaatttcaatttgcACAAAATAGAACTTTTTAAGCAAGACGATGGGGAATCCGCAAAGGCCAATTCCTGGTCACAACGAATACACGGTCATGGAGACGCACAATGCAGGACCTCTTGTGCCAGTAAAGAGGACTCACCTAAGAAGTCTTACCTTAGCCTCTTTGAGGCGGACAGGGACGAGTATGACAGGAGATATAGCTCCTTCCCGGACACACTCAAGATAAAGATGAAAGGCATGGCCAAAGACATGTTCTACTTTGGATATGACAACTACATGAAATATGCCTTTCCTGAGGATGAGCTGAATCCCATTGACTGTCAAGGGAGAGGGCCTGACGTTCTCAACCC GTCAAACATCAACATCAATGATGTTTTGGGAAACTATTCCCTGACACTCATTGACACCCTTGACACCTTACTG GTACTGGGGAATGTGTCTGAGTTTCACAGAGCTGTGAAGTTGGTGATAGACACCGTCTCTTTCGACAAGGACTCCACTGTGCAGGTGTTTGAGGCTAACATCAG GATCCTGGGTAGCTTGATCTCTGCTCACATCCTCCTGACTGACCCCAAGCATCCCTTCGGCAACGTGGGCCTGGTGGACTATGACAATGAGCTACTGCACCTGGCCCACGACCTGGCAGTACGCCTGCTGCCAGCCTTCGAGAACACCAGCACAGGCATTCCCTACCCCAGG GTGAACCTGAAGAGTGGTGTCCCTCCAGACAGCATCAATGAGACTTGCACAGCAGGGGCTGGCTCCCTGCTGGTGGAGTTCGGCATTCTCAGCCGTCTGATTGGCGACTCCACGTTCGAGTGGGTGGCCAGACGGGCTGTCCGAGCCTTGTGGAAACTGAGGAGCAATGAGACGGGCTTGCTAG GGAACGTGGTGAACATCCAAACGGGACAGTGGGTTAGCAAGCAGAGTGGCCTGGGAGCAGGGATGGACTCGTTCTACGAGTACCTGCTCAAGTCTTACATCCTgtttggagagaaagaggactacCGGATGTTCCAAGCTTCTTATGAGAGCATCCAGAACCACCTGAGAAGAGG GAGGGAGTCATGTAACGAAGGAGAAGGGGACCCTCCTCTCTACGTCAATGTGAACATGTTCAACGGCCAGATCATGAACACCTGGATCGACTCCCTGCAGGCCTTCTTCCCTGGCCTCCTG GTGTTGAATGGTGATGTGGAGGAGGCCATTTGCCTGCATGCATTCTACTACGCCATCTGGAAGCGCTTCGGGGCCCTGCCGGAGAGGTACAACTGGCAGCTACAGGCGCCTGACGTGCTCTTCTACCCCCTGAGGCCAGAACTGGTGGAGTCCACCTATCTCCTGTACCAG GCAACCAAGAATCCTTTCTATTTACACGTTGGAATGGATATCCTAGAGAGCCTAGAAAAAAATGCCAAAGTCAG GTGTGGGTATGCCACTCTCCACCACGTGGTGGACAAGTCCAAAGAGGATCGCATGGAGAGCTTCTTCCTCAGCGAGACCTGCAAATACCTTTACCTG CTGTTTGACGATGACAACCCCTTGCACAAATCCGAGAACAAGTACATCTTCACCACGGAGGGCCATGTAGTGCCTATCGACAAGCGTTTTCGGGAGAAGCAGTGGAACGACCTGTCCCCCTGTGAGAAG tgTGACCGGATCCCCGAGGAGCGGAGGTATTCTCTGCCTCTGAAGAGTGTGTACATGAGACAGATCGATCACATGGTGGGACTGTTTTGA
- the LOC124031567 gene encoding guanine nucleotide-binding protein G(t) subunit alpha-like translates to MGAGASAEDKHSKELEKKLKEDAEKDARTVKLLLLGAGESGKSTIVKQMKIIHQDGYSLEESMEFVTIIYSNTLQSIMAIVKGMTQLNIGYGDTAQQDDSRKLMHLADTIEEGSMPKELSDIIIRLWKDTGIQACYDRASEYQLNDSAGYYLNDLERLVQPGYIPTEQDMLRSRVKTTGIIETQFGLKDLNFRMFDVGGQRSERKKWIHCFEGVTCIIFIAALSAYDMVLVEDDEVNRMHESLHLFNSICNHRYFIATSIVLFLNKKDVFTEKIKKAHLSMCFPDYDGPNTYEDAGNYIKLQFLDLNLRRDIKEVYSHMTCATDTENVKFVFDAVTDIIIKENLKSCGLF, encoded by the exons ATGGGGGCCGGAGCGAGTGCAGAGGACAAGCACTCCAAAGAGCTGGAGAAGAAACTCAAGGAGGATGCAGAGAAGGACGCCAGGACAGTCAAGCTGCTGCTGCTGG GTGCTGGAGAATCAGGAAAGAGCACCATCGTCAAACAGATGAA AATTATCCATCAAGATGGTTACTCTCTTGAAGAGTCCATGGAGTTTGTCACCATCATCTACAGCAATACCCTTCAGTCCATCATGGCGATTGTAAAGGGCATGACTCAACTCAACATCGGCTACGGTGACACCGCTCAGCAG gacGATTCCAGGAAGCTCATGCACCTGGCAGACACCATTGAGGAGGGTTCCATGCCCAAAGAGCTGTCTGACATCATCATCCGGCTGTGGAAGGACACTGGTATCCAGGCATGCTACGACAGGGCCTCTGAGTACCAGCTTAACGACTCCGCTGGATA ctatctgaatgaCTTGGAGAGGCTGGTCCAGCCTGGATACATCCCCACTGAGCAGGACATGTTGCGATCAAGAGTAAAGACCACTGGTATCATAGAGACCCAGTTCGGCTTAAAAGACCTCAACTTCAG gatGTTTGACGTGGGCGGCCAGCGCTCAGAGAGGAAGAAATGGATCCACTGCTTTGAGGGAGTGACCTGTATTATCTTCATCGCTGCTCTGAGCGCCTACGACATGGTGCTGGTGGAGGATGACGAAGTG AACCGAATGCACGAGAGTCTCCACCTGTTCAACAGCATCTGCAACCACCGCTACTTTATTGCCACCTCCATCGTACTCTTCCTCAACAAGAAAGACGTCTTCACCGAGAAGATCAAGAAGGCTCACCTCAGCATGTGCTTCCCCGACTACGACG GCCCCAACACCTATGAGGATGCTGGCAACTACATCAAACTCCAGTTCCTGGACCTGAACTTGCGGCGAGATATCAAGGAGGTCTACTCACACATGACCTGTGCCACAGACACAGAGAACGTCAAGTTTGTATTTGACGCCGTAACTGACATCATCATCAAAGAAAACCTAAAGAGTTGTGGTCTCTTCTAA
- the edem1 gene encoding ER degradation-enhancing alpha-mannosidase-like protein 1 isoform X1: protein MQWRSIVVALVVLRLTVSCLLWLAFGLGPSWGFNFPLNFNFNLHKIELFKQDDGESAKANSWSQRIHGHGDAQCRTSCASKEDSPKKSYLSLFEADRDEYDRRYSSFPDTLKIKMKGMAKDMFYFGYDNYMKYAFPEDELNPIDCQGRGPDVLNPSNININDVLGNYSLTLIDTLDTLLVLGNVSEFHRAVKLVIDTVSFDKDSTVQVFEANIRILGSLISAHILLTDPKHPFGNVGLVDYDNELLHLAHDLAVRLLPAFENTSTGIPYPRVNLKSGVPPDSINETCTAGAGSLLVEFGILSRLIGDSTFEWVARRAVRALWKLRSNETGLLGNVVNIQTGQWVSKQSGLGAGMDSFYEYLLKSYILFGEKEDYRMFQASYESIQNHLRRGRESCNEGEGDPPLYVNVNMFNGQIMNTWIDSLQAFFPGLLVLNGDVEEAICLHAFYYAIWKRFGALPERYNWQLQAPDVLFYPLRPELVESTYLLYQATKNPFYLHVGMDILESLEKNAKVRCGYATLHHVVDKSKEDRMESFFLSETCKYLYLLFDDDNPLHKSENKYIFTTEGHVVPIDKRFREKQWNDLSPCEKVVPDQETSNGPFSNNSNCDRIPEERRYSLPLKSVYMRQIDHMVGLF from the exons ATGCAATGGAGGTCAATAGTTGTTGCGCTCGTCGTGCTCAGACTCACTGTCAGTTGTCTGCTATGGCTAGCGTTTGGACTGGGACCTAGCTGGGGGTTCAACTTCCCCCttaatttcaatttcaatttgcACAAAATAGAACTTTTTAAGCAAGACGATGGGGAATCCGCAAAGGCCAATTCCTGGTCACAACGAATACACGGTCATGGAGACGCACAATGCAGGACCTCTTGTGCCAGTAAAGAGGACTCACCTAAGAAGTCTTACCTTAGCCTCTTTGAGGCGGACAGGGACGAGTATGACAGGAGATATAGCTCCTTCCCGGACACACTCAAGATAAAGATGAAAGGCATGGCCAAAGACATGTTCTACTTTGGATATGACAACTACATGAAATATGCCTTTCCTGAGGATGAGCTGAATCCCATTGACTGTCAAGGGAGAGGGCCTGACGTTCTCAACCC GTCAAACATCAACATCAATGATGTTTTGGGAAACTATTCCCTGACACTCATTGACACCCTTGACACCTTACTG GTACTGGGGAATGTGTCTGAGTTTCACAGAGCTGTGAAGTTGGTGATAGACACCGTCTCTTTCGACAAGGACTCCACTGTGCAGGTGTTTGAGGCTAACATCAG GATCCTGGGTAGCTTGATCTCTGCTCACATCCTCCTGACTGACCCCAAGCATCCCTTCGGCAACGTGGGCCTGGTGGACTATGACAATGAGCTACTGCACCTGGCCCACGACCTGGCAGTACGCCTGCTGCCAGCCTTCGAGAACACCAGCACAGGCATTCCCTACCCCAGG GTGAACCTGAAGAGTGGTGTCCCTCCAGACAGCATCAATGAGACTTGCACAGCAGGGGCTGGCTCCCTGCTGGTGGAGTTCGGCATTCTCAGCCGTCTGATTGGCGACTCCACGTTCGAGTGGGTGGCCAGACGGGCTGTCCGAGCCTTGTGGAAACTGAGGAGCAATGAGACGGGCTTGCTAG GGAACGTGGTGAACATCCAAACGGGACAGTGGGTTAGCAAGCAGAGTGGCCTGGGAGCAGGGATGGACTCGTTCTACGAGTACCTGCTCAAGTCTTACATCCTgtttggagagaaagaggactacCGGATGTTCCAAGCTTCTTATGAGAGCATCCAGAACCACCTGAGAAGAGG GAGGGAGTCATGTAACGAAGGAGAAGGGGACCCTCCTCTCTACGTCAATGTGAACATGTTCAACGGCCAGATCATGAACACCTGGATCGACTCCCTGCAGGCCTTCTTCCCTGGCCTCCTG GTGTTGAATGGTGATGTGGAGGAGGCCATTTGCCTGCATGCATTCTACTACGCCATCTGGAAGCGCTTCGGGGCCCTGCCGGAGAGGTACAACTGGCAGCTACAGGCGCCTGACGTGCTCTTCTACCCCCTGAGGCCAGAACTGGTGGAGTCCACCTATCTCCTGTACCAG GCAACCAAGAATCCTTTCTATTTACACGTTGGAATGGATATCCTAGAGAGCCTAGAAAAAAATGCCAAAGTCAG GTGTGGGTATGCCACTCTCCACCACGTGGTGGACAAGTCCAAAGAGGATCGCATGGAGAGCTTCTTCCTCAGCGAGACCTGCAAATACCTTTACCTG CTGTTTGACGATGACAACCCCTTGCACAAATCCGAGAACAAGTACATCTTCACCACGGAGGGCCATGTAGTGCCTATCGACAAGCGTTTTCGGGAGAAGCAGTGGAACGACCTGTCCCCCTGTGAGAAGGTGGTACCAGATCAGGAAACTTCCAATGGGCCTTTCTCTAACAATAGCAAC tgTGACCGGATCCCCGAGGAGCGGAGGTATTCTCTGCCTCTGAAGAGTGTGTACATGAGACAGATCGATCACATGGTGGGACTGTTTTGA
- the LOC124031569 gene encoding ADP-ribosylation factor-like protein 8B-A, producing the protein MLTLINRLLDWFKSLFWKEEMELTLVGLQYSGKTTFVNVIASGQFSEDMIPTVGFNMRKVTKGNVTIKIWDIGGQPRFRSMWERYCRGVNAIVYMVDAADHEKVEASRNELHNLLDKPQLQGIPVLVLGNKRDLPSALDEKQLIEKLNLAAIQDREICCYSVSCKEKDNMDITLQWLIQHSKSQRN; encoded by the exons ATGCTGACACTTATAAACCGGCTTTTGGACTGGTTTAAGTCCCTCTTTTGGAAAGAGGAGATGGAGTTAACCCTGGTTGGACTTCAATACTCGGGGAAAACGACATTTGTTAATGTGATAGCT tcTGGGCAATTTAGTGAAGACATGATCCCAACAGTCGGATTCAACATGAGGAAGGTCACAAAAGGCAACGTTACCATCAAG ATCTGGGATATAGGAGGGCAGCCGAGGTTCAGGAGTATGTGGGAGCGCTACTGTCGGGGAGTTAACGCAATTGT ATATATGGTGGACGCAGCAGACCATGAGAAGGTGGAAGCTTCCAGAAATGAGCTACACAATTTGTTAGACAAGCCTCAGTTGCAAGGAATTCCT GTTTTGGTGCTTGGCAACAAAAGAGATCTCCCCAGTGCTCTAGACGAGAAGCAGCTCATTGAAAAACT GAACTTGGCTGCTATTCAAGACAGAGAGatttgctgctactctgtttcctgcaaagagaaagacaacatgg ATATCACACTGCAGTGGCTCATCCAACACTCAAAATCTCAGAGAAACTGA